A region of Vibrio chagasii DNA encodes the following proteins:
- a CDS encoding PilZ domain-containing protein, with the protein MSEKSFIQKRKYYRLKYPHKARPVMRIKDELFHVSEVSEKGVRLMMRNIIPVYRGFSMAGTLRLHGNNSVAISGAVLRQEGDEVVVQLSQGPSFKDMVSEQRHIRKKYPVFFASLRVA; encoded by the coding sequence ATGAGTGAAAAGTCATTCATTCAGAAGCGCAAATATTACCGTTTGAAGTACCCACACAAGGCACGCCCGGTGATGCGAATCAAGGATGAGCTTTTTCACGTCAGTGAGGTTTCTGAAAAGGGTGTCCGCCTTATGATGCGTAACATCATCCCTGTATATCGTGGCTTCTCAATGGCAGGAACTTTGAGGCTACATGGCAACAATAGTGTTGCTATTAGTGGTGCTGTGTTACGTCAAGAAGGCGATGAAGTGGTTGTTCAGTTATCACAAGGACCAAGCTTTAAGGATATGGTGTCTGAGCAAAGGCACATCAGGAAAAAATACCCAGTCTTTTTCGCGAGCTTGAGAGTCGCATAA
- a CDS encoding thiamine-binding protein, translating into MVAFQVIPRVKEGNNFEVVDKAIEVVKEAGVPFQVGAMETTMKGELNQLLDIIKNAEQACYDAGAVEVITNIKIHSKTTAADDTFCTYHRGVTKANHMFV; encoded by the coding sequence ATGGTTGCCTTCCAAGTGATCCCTCGCGTTAAAGAAGGCAACAACTTCGAAGTGGTCGATAAAGCAATTGAAGTCGTGAAAGAAGCCGGTGTTCCCTTCCAAGTCGGTGCGATGGAAACGACCATGAAAGGCGAACTCAATCAATTACTCGATATCATCAAAAATGCTGAGCAGGCTTGTTACGATGCTGGGGCCGTCGAGGTCATCACAAACATCAAGATTCACAGCAAGACCACCGCTGCCGATGATACATTTTGCACGTATCATCGTGGTGTGACGAAAGCGAATCATATGTTTGTGTAA
- a CDS encoding CDP-alcohol phosphatidyltransferase family protein codes for MLDKYSIKVIKWPLNQSAKILNRVGITANQTTLFGFLVGCLAFPALAFEQYEWALGFIIFNRVCDGLDGALARIQGISDAGGFLDISLDFLFYSLIPFGFVIANPEHNAIAGAFLIFSFIGTGSSFLAFAVMAGKRGIENPVYKHKSLYYMSGLTEGTETIACFIAFCIWPQHFAVIAYTFGAACWLTTFMRIYFGFQTLKTQQES; via the coding sequence ATGCTGGATAAGTACTCAATAAAGGTCATCAAGTGGCCATTAAACCAGTCTGCAAAAATACTGAATCGAGTCGGTATTACCGCTAATCAAACCACCCTATTCGGTTTTTTGGTCGGCTGTTTAGCGTTTCCGGCGTTAGCGTTTGAGCAATATGAATGGGCGTTAGGTTTCATCATTTTCAACAGAGTTTGTGATGGGCTTGATGGCGCCTTGGCTCGAATCCAAGGTATCAGTGATGCGGGTGGCTTCCTCGATATCAGTCTAGATTTCCTTTTCTATTCACTGATCCCTTTTGGATTTGTGATTGCCAATCCGGAACACAACGCCATTGCCGGTGCATTTTTGATCTTCTCTTTTATCGGCACGGGCAGTAGCTTTTTAGCGTTTGCGGTAATGGCGGGCAAACGAGGCATCGAGAATCCAGTGTACAAGCACAAGTCTCTCTACTACATGTCTGGTCTAACCGAAGGGACAGAGACCATTGCCTGTTTCATTGCCTTTTGTATTTGGCCACAACACTTTGCGGTTATCGCCTATACCTTTGGTGCTGCGTGTTGGCTCACCACATTTATGCGTATCTATTTTGGGTTCCAAACTCTTAAGACTCAGCAGGAAAGTTAG
- a CDS encoding nitrogenase-stabilizing/protective protein NifW has translation MSQTEFQQKMASFTSIEQALDYFEIGFDSKFIDQNRVELVKRFNGYLILSKPDDWFSGRRALKNAYCKVQRSKLDRYTRSACRGCTTCQRR, from the coding sequence ATGAGCCAAACAGAATTCCAGCAAAAAATGGCGAGCTTTACCTCTATTGAACAAGCGCTCGATTACTTTGAAATTGGGTTTGATAGTAAGTTCATCGACCAAAATAGAGTCGAGCTTGTGAAACGCTTTAATGGCTATCTGATCCTGTCGAAACCTGACGATTGGTTTTCTGGAAGAAGAGCCCTGAAAAATGCCTACTGCAAGGTGCAACGCAGTAAGTTAGATCGTTATACGCGTTCGGCTTGCCGAGGGTGCACAACTTGCCAGCGTCGATAG
- a CDS encoding ATP-binding cassette domain-containing protein encodes MSLYLNDLAIRKTDGDSLFSALNVTLESGQILALMGPSGCGKSTLLDAIAGHLNEEFSYSGSVVLNDIHLDELPSHQREVGILFQDDLLFPHLKVWENLAFSLPNSVKGSTRQQQAMAALKDIELTHLAESFPDQISGGQRARISLTRMLLAKPKLALLDEPFSKLDQELRAQFRDWVFEQLTKANIPTLMVTHDEADVPQGAQVLSWPWRSNHAG; translated from the coding sequence ATGAGTCTGTACCTCAACGACCTCGCCATCCGTAAAACCGATGGCGACTCGCTGTTTTCAGCGCTAAATGTAACATTAGAATCAGGCCAGATACTGGCATTGATGGGACCGAGCGGTTGCGGTAAATCCACCTTATTGGATGCCATCGCCGGCCACTTGAATGAAGAGTTTTCGTACTCTGGAAGTGTCGTTTTGAATGACATTCATCTGGATGAGCTCCCATCACATCAACGTGAAGTCGGTATTCTTTTTCAAGATGATCTATTGTTCCCTCACCTAAAAGTATGGGAAAACTTGGCATTCTCCCTACCTAATTCGGTTAAAGGCTCTACTCGCCAACAGCAAGCTATGGCAGCGTTAAAGGACATTGAACTGACACACTTAGCAGAGTCTTTTCCTGATCAGATTTCTGGTGGTCAACGAGCAAGAATCAGTTTAACTCGTATGTTATTAGCGAAGCCTAAACTGGCTCTACTTGATGAACCGTTCAGTAAGTTAGACCAAGAGCTCAGAGCACAATTTCGAGACTGGGTCTTTGAGCAATTAACCAAAGCCAATATCCCAACCCTGATGGTGACGCACGACGAAGCAGATGTGCCTCAAGGGGCTCAAGTACTCTCTTGGCCATGGAGAAGCAACCATGCTGGATAA
- a CDS encoding ABC transporter substrate-binding protein: MNKIVSTLGIMATVAYSATIYADEATSTDSWNQIEQQAEGQTVYFHAWGGSQEINRYLQWAGKKLQSDYGVTLKHVKVTDIAETATRLLAEKAAGKNSEGSVDIVWINGENFRSMKDNKLLFGPFTESLPNWKYVDKSLPIDVDFSEPTEGLEAPWGVGQLVFIHDQETLHNPPQSFSEMLSYAQAFPNRLSYPRPPEFHGTSFIKSLLIELTNNSPELAKPVSEENFQAITAPLWAYLDKFHKVAWRGGKQFPAGTSESIQLLDDGQLDLAITFNPNSVYSAQSSGRLAETTKAYAMENGALSNIHFLAIPWNANATAGAQVTINFLLSPEAQSRKGDLNVWGDPSVLSSKYLTGSAKNTQQFKSIDEPHPSWQNALEKEWLKRYGN; this comes from the coding sequence ATGAACAAGATAGTAAGTACGTTAGGAATCATGGCTACCGTTGCATACAGCGCAACCATTTATGCTGATGAAGCAACATCCACCGATAGCTGGAATCAAATAGAACAGCAGGCAGAAGGACAAACTGTCTACTTTCACGCTTGGGGCGGAAGCCAAGAGATCAACCGTTACCTACAATGGGCAGGCAAGAAGTTACAAAGTGACTATGGCGTAACGTTAAAACATGTAAAAGTCACAGATATCGCTGAAACAGCGACTCGCCTACTTGCGGAGAAGGCCGCAGGTAAGAATAGCGAAGGTAGTGTCGATATCGTTTGGATCAACGGCGAGAACTTCCGTTCGATGAAAGACAACAAACTGTTGTTTGGCCCATTCACAGAATCCCTCCCTAACTGGAAGTACGTCGATAAGTCTTTACCCATTGATGTCGACTTTTCTGAACCAACGGAAGGGTTAGAAGCACCTTGGGGCGTTGGGCAATTGGTGTTCATTCACGACCAAGAAACACTGCACAACCCACCACAATCGTTTTCAGAGATGTTGAGCTACGCTCAGGCATTCCCTAACCGTTTGAGCTACCCTCGCCCACCAGAATTTCATGGCACTAGCTTTATTAAGTCTTTACTGATTGAGCTAACCAACAATAGCCCAGAACTCGCTAAGCCGGTTTCAGAAGAGAATTTCCAAGCGATCACTGCACCATTATGGGCTTACTTAGATAAATTCCACAAAGTTGCATGGCGCGGTGGTAAACAATTCCCAGCAGGCACATCAGAAAGTATTCAGCTTTTGGATGACGGACAACTCGACCTCGCGATTACGTTCAACCCAAACTCTGTGTATTCAGCCCAATCAAGTGGCCGTTTAGCAGAAACAACCAAAGCCTATGCGATGGAAAACGGTGCTTTATCTAACATCCACTTCCTTGCGATCCCTTGGAATGCGAATGCTACCGCTGGCGCACAAGTGACCATCAACTTCTTATTAAGCCCAGAAGCACAATCGCGCAAAGGTGACCTGAATGTTTGGGGTGACCCTTCAGTATTGAGCAGCAAGTACCTAACAGGTAGCGCTAAGAATACTCAGCAATTTAAATCGATTGATGAACCACACCCAAGCTGGCAAAACGCACTCGAGAAAGAGTGGCTAAAGCGATACGGTAACTAA
- a CDS encoding DUF1289 domain-containing protein — protein sequence MEQLEFFQVPSPCVGVCSSDDKGYCNGCMRKRDERFNWMSMTPAEQLHVIKLCRQRYRRKIMKQNNLVGQPVEEEGSTSPQRDLFG from the coding sequence GTGGAGCAGTTAGAGTTTTTCCAAGTTCCAAGCCCTTGCGTTGGGGTTTGCTCTAGCGATGACAAAGGTTATTGCAATGGTTGTATGAGAAAAAGAGATGAACGCTTTAATTGGATGTCGATGACTCCCGCAGAGCAATTACACGTCATCAAGCTGTGTCGTCAGCGTTACAGAAGAAAAATAATGAAGCAAAACAACTTGGTTGGTCAGCCGGTAGAAGAAGAGGGAAGTACAAGTCCCCAAAGAGATCTTTTCGGCTAA
- a CDS encoding thiamine ABC transporter permease, whose protein sequence is MLRALYFVVIVVCIIPTIPGVAGVVASSLSYIPPLGLMEPSLNGFSQVFQWEGAWHSIGLSLGSAIASSYIACFLTFCILQASWGSRFWRKIELTLSPMLAIPHVAFAIGFAFLFSPTGLGARAVHHLLGESATSSELALLVKDPYAFGLIIMLALKEVPFLLLMSISILQQIDVERIAKVSASLGYSRSQIWWKCIFPQWFTKLRFPILAVLAYSVSVVDIALIIGPTNPPTFAVLVWQWFNDPDLNLLPRAAAGAIVLFGLASLIIALARFIEWSLLKFFRAWQYSGRTGIKLPGKTVFTALAALSLAIIPLMMIWSVAQRWRFPDLLPSRYSMRFWEFEWDGIMSTVGQSLWIGLIAASVALVLALIAHEYRIKYKWQVPGFVIAIPMLIPQLSVLFGMQVTTLYVGSNAYEFWVIWAHVFFAFPFVYLSLDGPWKSFNDGLIKASLSLGKSPFQSWYSIKFPILLPAIAFAWAVGISVSLAQYLPTLMLGAGRISTITTEAVALTSGFDRRVTAIYAIWQALLPLFFFSSAILVSRLQLRYRRLTFKGFLSNESVPQRPRHP, encoded by the coding sequence ATGCTACGTGCTCTATATTTTGTCGTTATAGTTGTATGCATTATCCCAACAATTCCTGGGGTAGCGGGAGTAGTGGCTTCGTCACTCAGTTATATCCCGCCCCTAGGGTTGATGGAGCCCTCTCTCAACGGTTTTAGTCAAGTATTCCAATGGGAAGGCGCTTGGCACTCTATTGGTTTGAGTCTTGGTTCTGCGATTGCGAGCAGCTACATCGCGTGCTTTCTTACCTTTTGTATTCTCCAAGCTTCGTGGGGAAGCCGATTCTGGAGAAAGATCGAACTGACCCTTTCACCTATGTTGGCTATTCCCCATGTGGCTTTCGCTATTGGCTTTGCTTTTCTATTTAGCCCGACAGGTCTCGGAGCGAGAGCTGTACATCATTTACTGGGTGAATCCGCGACCAGTTCCGAGTTAGCGCTGCTAGTAAAAGATCCGTATGCATTTGGCTTGATCATTATGTTGGCACTCAAAGAAGTGCCTTTCTTATTGCTCATGAGTATATCGATACTTCAGCAAATTGACGTTGAGCGTATTGCTAAGGTGAGTGCTTCATTAGGTTATAGTCGCTCACAGATATGGTGGAAATGCATTTTTCCACAATGGTTCACCAAGCTTCGCTTCCCAATATTGGCGGTGCTCGCTTACAGTGTATCGGTTGTCGATATTGCGCTAATCATTGGCCCAACTAACCCGCCTACTTTTGCTGTTTTGGTATGGCAATGGTTCAACGATCCCGATCTGAACCTACTACCAAGAGCTGCGGCTGGCGCGATTGTTTTGTTCGGATTAGCGTCCTTGATCATCGCCTTAGCCCGCTTTATTGAATGGTCTTTGCTGAAGTTCTTTAGAGCTTGGCAATATTCGGGGCGAACAGGCATTAAACTACCAGGAAAAACCGTATTCACTGCTTTGGCAGCACTATCACTCGCAATCATTCCTTTGATGATGATTTGGAGCGTGGCTCAACGTTGGCGCTTCCCTGACTTACTTCCGAGTCGCTACAGCATGCGCTTTTGGGAATTTGAATGGGATGGCATCATGAGTACCGTTGGTCAAAGCTTATGGATTGGTCTGATCGCTGCTTCAGTTGCGCTGGTCCTTGCACTGATTGCTCATGAGTATCGAATTAAATACAAATGGCAAGTGCCTGGTTTTGTTATCGCGATTCCGATGTTGATCCCACAGCTATCCGTATTGTTTGGTATGCAGGTCACCACGCTGTATGTAGGAAGTAACGCCTATGAATTCTGGGTGATTTGGGCACACGTATTCTTCGCCTTCCCATTTGTCTATTTATCTTTAGATGGACCATGGAAAAGCTTCAACGATGGGCTCATTAAAGCATCACTCAGCTTGGGTAAATCACCATTTCAAAGCTGGTACTCCATTAAGTTCCCTATCTTATTACCTGCTATTGCCTTTGCGTGGGCCGTTGGTATCAGCGTGAGTTTGGCTCAGTACTTACCAACATTGATGCTAGGTGCAGGGCGTATTAGCACCATCACCACAGAAGCTGTCGCCCTAACGAGCGGTTTCGACCGTAGAGTGACTGCCATTTATGCCATTTGGCAGGCCTTGTTGCCTCTGTTCTTCTTCTCTTCAGCGATATTAGTCAGCCGACTTCAACTCAGATATCGCCGTCTTACTTTCAAAGGTTTCTTAAGTAATGAGTCTGTACCTCAACGACCTCGCCATCCGTAA
- a CDS encoding M14-type cytosolic carboxypeptidase — protein MKIFSNFESGNIHVVSADSPQNIQLTIPADNQTEISQWFHFRLESEAQQTHHFEIGQLATSAYPEGWKDYDVVASYDREEWFRIPSQFDGDTLSFDIIPEHDSMYFAYFAPYSYDRHQDLLHSAQTHPACKLETLGHTLDNNDITLLTIGEPSEEKKNIWVIGRQHPGETMAEWLIEGLLQRLLDETDTVGRSLLDSVVFRVVPNMNPDGSIRGHLRTNAIGVNLNREWQSPSMERSPEVFLVRERMLETGVDMCLDIHGDEAIPYNFVAGSEGTPSYNERIAKLEKHFKQALLTITPEFQDEFGYDKDEPGKANMTVGTNWIGEQFKCLAYTVEMPFKDHISHADELYGWSPERSVAFGHDMLAAVWATVDEL, from the coding sequence ATGAAAATTTTCAGCAATTTCGAAAGCGGCAACATTCACGTCGTTTCAGCAGATTCACCACAAAACATTCAACTGACTATCCCTGCAGACAACCAAACTGAAATCTCTCAGTGGTTCCATTTCCGTTTAGAAAGTGAAGCGCAACAAACTCACCATTTTGAAATCGGTCAATTGGCAACGTCTGCTTATCCTGAGGGCTGGAAGGATTACGATGTAGTTGCATCGTATGACCGCGAAGAGTGGTTCCGTATCCCATCTCAGTTCGATGGTGACACGCTGAGCTTTGACATCATTCCTGAGCACGACTCAATGTACTTCGCGTACTTTGCGCCATACTCATACGATCGTCACCAAGATCTTCTGCACAGTGCACAAACTCACCCTGCGTGTAAGCTTGAAACACTAGGCCACACGCTAGACAACAACGACATAACTTTGCTAACCATTGGTGAACCTAGTGAAGAGAAGAAAAATATTTGGGTTATTGGTCGTCAACACCCTGGCGAGACAATGGCTGAATGGTTGATTGAAGGCCTACTTCAGCGCCTACTTGACGAAACAGACACAGTAGGTCGTTCTCTTCTCGACAGCGTAGTATTCCGCGTTGTTCCGAACATGAACCCAGATGGCAGTATCCGTGGTCACCTCCGTACCAACGCAATTGGCGTGAACCTGAACCGCGAATGGCAATCACCTTCTATGGAACGCAGCCCTGAAGTATTCCTTGTGCGTGAACGCATGTTAGAAACTGGCGTTGATATGTGTTTAGACATTCATGGCGATGAAGCGATTCCATATAACTTTGTGGCAGGTAGCGAAGGTACACCTTCTTACAATGAGCGCATCGCGAAGCTAGAGAAACACTTCAAGCAAGCACTACTCACGATTACGCCAGAGTTCCAAGACGAGTTTGGCTACGATAAAGATGAGCCAGGCAAAGCGAACATGACGGTAGGTACCAACTGGATCGGTGAGCAGTTCAAGTGCTTGGCGTACACGGTTGAGATGCCATTTAAAGATCACATCAGCCACGCTGACGAACTTTACGGTTGGTCGCCAGAACGTAGTGTTGCGTTTGGTCACGACATGCTAGCGGCGGTTTGGGCGACAGTAGACGAGCTATAA
- a CDS encoding NapC/NirT family cytochrome c — MSIKKRYIALIAAVGIGIGWLTLGGTAAIMHYTSSTEFCTSCHTMQIPYEEYEGSIHFSNAKGIRAECSDCHIPSDPVDYVITKIRASKDIYHEFVTGKIDTEEKYEEHRMAMAETVWAQLRESDSATCRSCHTFDAMDSYEQSEDAAKMHEYGQENNQTCIDCHKGVAHFAPEPEMDSEAFDNLMAFTEKTDPKAKVVYSAETIDIGELGTINPTARLDVKNVEGTERTVELHAYQMKGAEQVLYYGNGQRAIVAMLTEQGQASLNVGNFEADEYGNEWRPAVLTATIDAPVLDSLEPIWEYAEELDNVYCSTCHAKIGANHFTVNAWGPVAKGMGERTDISDQDLELLTKYFQNHAKDVAGH; from the coding sequence ATGTCTATTAAAAAACGATACATTGCTCTTATTGCCGCTGTGGGCATTGGTATCGGTTGGTTAACGCTTGGCGGCACTGCAGCCATTATGCATTACACCTCTAGTACCGAGTTCTGTACTTCTTGTCACACTATGCAAATCCCTTACGAAGAGTATGAAGGCTCAATCCACTTCAGTAATGCAAAAGGTATTCGTGCTGAATGCTCTGACTGCCATATTCCTTCTGATCCAGTTGACTACGTAATCACCAAGATTCGTGCCTCAAAAGATATCTACCACGAGTTTGTGACTGGAAAAATTGATACAGAAGAGAAGTATGAAGAGCACCGCATGGCGATGGCTGAAACGGTGTGGGCTCAATTACGTGAGAGTGATTCTGCTACTTGTCGCTCTTGTCATACCTTCGACGCAATGGATAGCTATGAGCAGTCGGAAGATGCGGCAAAAATGCACGAATATGGACAAGAAAATAACCAAACCTGTATCGATTGTCACAAGGGTGTCGCGCACTTTGCACCAGAGCCTGAAATGGACAGCGAGGCATTCGACAACTTGATGGCATTCACCGAGAAAACAGACCCTAAAGCTAAGGTGGTTTACTCAGCTGAAACTATCGATATTGGTGAGCTTGGCACGATTAACCCTACCGCACGTCTAGATGTGAAAAACGTCGAAGGTACCGAGCGTACTGTTGAGCTACATGCTTATCAAATGAAAGGTGCAGAACAAGTGCTGTACTACGGCAATGGTCAGCGAGCGATTGTTGCAATGCTTACCGAGCAAGGACAGGCGAGCCTTAACGTTGGTAATTTTGAGGCTGATGAATACGGCAATGAATGGCGACCAGCTGTTCTAACCGCAACCATTGATGCACCTGTATTGGATTCACTAGAGCCAATCTGGGAATACGCGGAAGAGCTTGACAATGTTTACTGCTCAACATGTCACGCAAAAATTGGTGCAAACCACTTCACCGTTAATGCTTGGGGCCCAGTTGCAAAAGGCATGGGCGAGCGAACTGATATTTCTGACCAAGATCTAGAACTACTGACTAAATACTTCCAGAACCACGCAAAAGATGTGGCTGGCCACTAA
- a CDS encoding LysE family translocator, with protein MSWDSIWLFIVIVFFIAIIPGPNALLVLSTALTQRKLFAFVNVLGVSCGFFFHAFISANGISLLLSKTPMAFEGLKWAGVLYLLWLGYNHFRAAFRAQEGVLSVVSASGSKLYSQFFKGLLTNLLNPKIVLFYLSIFPQFVTTDAIVSDSLILGGIQAMVVSMWFLVVILMADTFKRLLVQKRTSQMMNIVCGVLFVGFSIQLALFQL; from the coding sequence ATGAGTTGGGATAGTATCTGGCTGTTCATTGTTATTGTCTTTTTTATTGCCATTATTCCAGGACCCAATGCATTGCTTGTGTTAAGCACAGCGTTGACTCAAAGGAAGCTGTTCGCATTTGTGAATGTGTTAGGCGTGTCATGTGGTTTCTTTTTCCACGCCTTTATTTCTGCGAATGGTATCAGCCTATTACTGTCGAAAACGCCAATGGCATTTGAGGGACTGAAATGGGCGGGTGTTTTGTATCTGCTCTGGTTAGGCTACAACCACTTTCGGGCGGCATTCCGTGCTCAAGAGGGCGTTCTTTCTGTCGTGAGTGCATCCGGGAGCAAACTCTATAGCCAGTTTTTTAAAGGACTACTTACTAATCTACTTAACCCTAAGATCGTCCTGTTTTATCTATCGATCTTCCCCCAATTTGTTACTACAGACGCAATTGTGTCCGACAGTCTGATTCTAGGCGGGATTCAGGCGATGGTCGTTTCAATGTGGTTCTTGGTAGTGATTCTAATGGCAGATACCTTTAAACGCTTATTGGTTCAAAAGCGTACCTCGCAAATGATGAATATTGTATGTGGCGTGCTATTTGTCGGTTTCAGTATTCAGTTAGCTTTGTTTCAGCTGTAG
- a CDS encoding DEAD/DEAH box helicase codes for MSFANLTLNTKTVAALPSQFHKPTEIQQAVIPTIVSGKDVLALAQTGSGKTLAFGLPLLNNIDQGSNKLQALVIVPTRELASQVTESLKPIATALSIKTVTLTGGRNADEQQQQLSTAPQLAIATPGRLLALIKSGELGLAQCTSLVLDEADRLIDMGFWPDIQAITAALPTKRQSLLFSATLPPELVNQAETLLSNPEKITTHKENSVVETIEETLYLVNKGSKAQALIALLNQNPWPQVLVFIGAKDNADALTKRLNKAKISVSALHGNKSQEERAQALDSFKNGDTRVLIATDVMARGIHIDQLPIVINFELPPHSATYVHRVGRTARAGSTGCAISLVSHSETDYLTAIRTLTNKALPLQSLEGFPVTDKPASETTARKRPPKDKMANRRTAKKKSVKQFKSKSNSSRSNSSKPTRSK; via the coding sequence ATGTCATTTGCTAACCTAACCCTAAACACAAAAACCGTTGCTGCTCTCCCGTCTCAATTCCATAAGCCGACTGAGATCCAACAAGCGGTCATTCCTACGATTGTTTCGGGGAAAGATGTGCTTGCATTGGCTCAAACAGGTAGCGGGAAAACATTGGCATTTGGGTTACCTTTGCTCAATAACATCGACCAAGGTTCGAATAAACTGCAAGCGCTTGTCATCGTTCCAACACGCGAGCTAGCGTCTCAAGTGACTGAGTCTTTAAAACCGATTGCAACTGCCCTGAGTATCAAAACGGTAACGCTTACGGGCGGTAGAAATGCAGATGAACAACAGCAGCAACTGTCAACCGCACCTCAGCTCGCCATCGCTACGCCAGGGCGCCTGCTTGCACTCATCAAGAGTGGTGAATTAGGGTTAGCTCAATGCACATCACTAGTTTTAGATGAAGCCGATCGATTGATCGACATGGGCTTTTGGCCAGATATTCAAGCGATCACCGCAGCTCTGCCAACTAAGCGCCAATCACTGTTATTCTCTGCAACGCTTCCACCTGAGTTAGTCAACCAAGCTGAAACGCTTTTATCGAACCCAGAGAAGATTACAACTCATAAAGAAAACAGCGTTGTAGAAACTATTGAAGAGACACTGTATCTGGTAAACAAAGGCAGTAAAGCTCAAGCATTGATTGCTTTGCTCAATCAGAACCCGTGGCCACAAGTATTAGTGTTTATTGGCGCAAAAGACAACGCAGACGCACTAACCAAGCGTTTAAACAAAGCCAAAATCAGCGTGAGTGCATTACATGGCAACAAGAGCCAAGAAGAACGAGCACAAGCATTAGACAGCTTTAAAAATGGTGATACCCGTGTGCTTATCGCGACTGATGTGATGGCTCGTGGTATCCATATTGATCAGCTACCCATTGTGATTAACTTTGAGTTACCACCTCATTCAGCTACTTATGTACACCGCGTTGGAAGAACAGCGAGAGCAGGAAGTACTGGTTGTGCAATCTCGCTGGTTAGCCACAGTGAAACTGACTACCTGACTGCCATTCGCACTTTAACCAACAAAGCACTGCCGCTGCAGTCTTTAGAAGGCTTCCCAGTCACAGACAAACCAGCGTCAGAAACAACCGCTCGTAAGCGCCCACCAAAAGACAAAATGGCCAACCGCAGAACGGCTAAAAAGAAGAGCGTAAAACAGTTTAAGAGCAAATCGAATAGCTCTAGATCCAACAGCTCCAAGCCAACGAGATCAAAGTAG
- a CDS encoding META domain-containing protein, producing the protein MKFSSKKLLAVAALPMMLAACTTTGDNAMQVTPTDLQHHNWELAQIDGKDIEKSEHQATPRLEIGEKMTANGVAGCNNFFGQGELKDGQFRIKQMGMTMKMCHGSAMEIEQSVSATLSEWSDVTLTKDTLVLKNDVHTLTYTIRDWVN; encoded by the coding sequence ATGAAGTTTAGTTCAAAAAAATTACTAGCAGTAGCCGCTTTACCTATGATGCTAGCAGCATGCACAACAACAGGTGATAACGCGATGCAAGTAACACCAACCGATCTACAGCACCATAATTGGGAACTTGCGCAAATTGATGGCAAGGACATTGAGAAAAGCGAACACCAAGCGACACCTCGTCTAGAAATCGGTGAAAAGATGACTGCAAACGGCGTAGCTGGCTGTAACAACTTCTTTGGCCAAGGCGAGCTGAAAGACGGTCAATTCCGCATTAAGCAAATGGGCATGACTATGAAAATGTGTCACGGCTCAGCGATGGAAATCGAGCAATCAGTTTCTGCTACTCTAAGTGAGTGGAGCGACGTAACCCTAACAAAAGATACGCTAGTACTTAAAAACGATGTACACACGCTAACGTACACAATTCGTGACTGGGTAAACTAA